The sequence AGCCTGCTGCACGGCTGCGCCCTGTTTGGCTACTACAAGCTCCCCAAAGCCGAGCGGGCATCGCCGGAGGAGGCAGCGAAAGTGACGTTCCCTGACTCGATGGAGCAGGGAACGCACCTGGACGGTCCAGCGATGGCGGCACTCGAAGTCGCGATGAACGACTTCCTCCCTCCTGACGCCAAGGCAGAGGCTCGCACCGAGGAACTGGCACGGTGCCTGTCACAGCGAAGCACCTACGACGTGACGGTATTGAAGCAGGACGACCAGCTCTACTTCGTCAGCTTCCTGCCCAGGCTTTCCCGATGCGGAATCGAGCTCGCCGCCCCCATCATGGATGCGGGCGCGACCTATGCCATCGATGGGAACGGACGGATTCTGAGCGAACTCTGACCACTGGCTCCGCTGTGAGGCCGCACACGCTCGTGCAGATGCTACGGCCCACTGAAGAGCGCGAGGCCACGCGACAACCAGGCGCGAGCCCTGTCCTCCACGGCATACGTGAATCCGTCGCGCGAGCCTCGGGCGTAGACCTCCTGGTAGCCCGCCGGTGCGTCCGGCACTGCATTCCCAAGCCACAGCGTCTGCACGGCGCCGCCCTCCTCACTCACCTCCACGGAGGCCACGGGCGGAGACAGGCCCGCCTGCGCGTCCTGCACCGCCGCGTCGAGGAGGCGCGAGGCCTCGATCCGCTGAAGCCAGAGGAGATGCGCCTCCACCTGTGACGCGTCGAACCGGAAGGACTCCGGCGGCGACTGCGGCTCACGCAGCACCCAGCCCTGCGCTTCCTTCGCCACCACCACCGTCGTGTCACCGGCCTGGATGCGCACCTGGTTCACCTTCTCCAACGCGAACCGCAGCAGGAGCAGGTCGCGGAAGTCCACCAGCCGCTTGCGCACCTGCGATGCCGCCACCGCGGACACCTCGTACACCCGCGCATCTCCCTCCAACTGGACGAAGACGGTGTCCTGGGACTCCGACGCACGGCTCAGCCGCAACACCACCGTCTTCCCATTCTTGAGCCGCGCCTCCACCGTGTCATGCGCCTGGGTGAGCGCGGCCTTCGCCTCCGTGGCGGCCTCCCCCGCGAGCACGTCCTGCGCCTCGACCTCCAACAAGTCCCGCACGACCTGTTCGACCACGTGCGAACTGAACCGGAAGCCCTCCGGCACCTGCGTCCCCTCCGCGAGCCGCCAGCCGCCGGGCGCGCCATTCGACGTCACCGTCACCGGCGCTTCGTCCCCGACTCGAAACACCAGCTGCGTGATGTCCCCAGGCGCCCCCCGCACCAGCCGCGCGTCACGCCAGTCCATGACGCGCCGACGCCACAACCAGCCCAACAACGAGGGGTGCTCGAAGACGTCCGCGTTGGCCGCCTTGCGCACGTAGGTTCCACCGTTCGACGCCCCATCCTTCCCGAGCACCAACTCCAGCGGAGGGCGGCCCTCCTGGAGGATGCGAACCTTCAGCCCGCGCGCGTCATCCAGCCAGAACTCGTTCAGCCGGCCGGCCTCGCCGGTGACGAACTTCGCCCCAGCCACCCGGGTCAGGGACTCCAGCGCACCCTTCACCATCGCCTCGTCCGCCAGGAAGCGGCTCTCCGGCGAGCCCGGTTCCGCGACCGTCCACCCACTGCCGTCCCGCTGCAGCGTGGCGCGGCGGACGCCCGAGAGCTCCAGCCCGGAGACGCGGGCCAGGTCGAAGCCCTGCAGGTCCAACTGGCGTCCACCACCGCTGGCTTCCGGCTGCCCCGGCGGCTGCTCACCGGCGACGAACATGAACACGAGCAACAGCACGGCTGCGCCAACGACGATGACCAGCGCCTTCTTCATGGCTCTCCCTCGGCTCCGGGCCCAGAGAGAACCCTTACTTCACCCCCGCACATCTCGGCATCCCCCTCCGTGACTTTCGGAGGGGCCGGCTCATGGAGCCCCAGCCGTCGCCTTGCGCCGCCACGCGGCCGGCGTCACCCCATGGACGCGGCGGAACTGACGGATGAAGTGCGTCACGTCCGCGTAGCCCACGCGCTCCGCGATGATGTCCACGCGCTCGTCCGTGCCACGCAGCCGGCGGCGTGCCTCCGCCATCCGGCACTCCAGAATCCACTCGCCCACCGTGCGGCCCGTCTCCTGCCGCACCACGCCCGCGACGTGCGCGGAGGAGCGCCCCAGCGCCTTCGCCACCTGCGCGAGCGACAGCGGCTCCAGACAGTGCGTCTCGATGTACGTGAGCGCCTTGCGGCTCAGCCCCAGGGACGGCGGCTCGCTCGCGCCCGTCTGGACCGTCATGCGCTCCAGTTCGATGAGGACCAGCCGCAGCAGCGAGCGCGCGGCTTCCT is a genomic window of Myxococcus virescens containing:
- a CDS encoding DUF4340 domain-containing protein is translated as MKKALVIVVGAAVLLLVFMFVAGEQPPGQPEASGGGRQLDLQGFDLARVSGLELSGVRRATLQRDGSGWTVAEPGSPESRFLADEAMVKGALESLTRVAGAKFVTGEAGRLNEFWLDDARGLKVRILQEGRPPLELVLGKDGASNGGTYVRKAANADVFEHPSLLGWLWRRRVMDWRDARLVRGAPGDITQLVFRVGDEAPVTVTSNGAPGGWRLAEGTQVPEGFRFSSHVVEQVVRDLLEVEAQDVLAGEAATEAKAALTQAHDTVEARLKNGKTVVLRLSRASESQDTVFVQLEGDARVYEVSAVAASQVRKRLVDFRDLLLLRFALEKVNQVRIQAGDTTVVVAKEAQGWVLREPQSPPESFRFDASQVEAHLLWLQRIEASRLLDAAVQDAQAGLSPPVASVEVSEEGGAVQTLWLGNAVPDAPAGYQEVYARGSRDGFTYAVEDRARAWLSRGLALFSGP